A single Montipora foliosa isolate CH-2021 chromosome 7, ASM3666993v2, whole genome shotgun sequence DNA region contains:
- the LOC138009488 gene encoding uncharacterized protein, whose protein sequence is MASVSEVEMSDYTSESSESSQEQSSEASEDSFFSANEDFLPYDENIEPIATEKEAAEYQEQVAQEEEEDEMLWSRFSGEEDVENWCKCSNCSLEFVVKPEECRCCMEVDRCVEKMEELEREGDCIIAHPGFDDVCLNRWVHTAGVGLKTKTKKSYTTMLARGDTAEHEFLRAVAYRQFVRLVWEHVGASNRVPLPCCVYNSIRKTFPTTGEDFQGYEEDD, encoded by the exons ATGGCTAGCGTATCCGAGGTCGAAATGTCCGATTATACCAGTGAATCTAGTGAAAGCAGTCAAGAACAATCATCCGAGGCTTCAGAGGACAGTTTTTTTTCAGCCAACGAAGACTTCTTGCCTTACGACGAAAATATTGAGCCGATTGCCACGGAGAAAGAAGCGGCGGAATACCAGGAACAAGTAGCccaagaagaagaggaagacgaGATGCTCTGGAGTAGATTCTCTGGGGAAGAAGACGTCGAAAACTG GTGCAAATGCTCCAACTGCTCGCTAGAGTTTGTTGTAAAACCTGAAGAGTGCAGATGTTGTATGGAAGTTGATCGATGCGTTGAAAAGATGGAGGAGTTAGAAAGGGAAGGTGACTGCATCATTGCACATCCCGGTTTCGATGATGTTTGTTTAAATCGTTGGGTGCACACTGCGGGAGTTGGtcttaaaacaaaaaccaaaaaatcctACACCACCATGTTGGCTCGAGGCGACACGGCCGAGCATGA ATTCCTCCGAGCTGTTGCTTACAGGCAATTTGTTAGACTAGTGTGGGAACATGTTGGAGCTTCCAACAGAGTTCCTCTTCCCTGTTGTGTTTACAACAGTATTCGTAAGACCTTTCCTACAACGGGTGAGGATTTTCAGGGCTATGAGGAAGATGATTAG